Part of the Novosphingobium sp. ZN18A2 genome, CGGCCGCACCGAAGATGAATCCGCGTGCTTCCATCCCCGCGACAAGCTGCGCGTTTGCCGCCCGGGCGCGATCGGCAAGGTGGGCGATGCAGGCGGCAAGCCCCTCGCCATGGCTGATCAGCGTGGTCACGTCGCGAAACAGGATGCCCGGCTCCGGAAAGTCCGGCACCGTGCGGACAAAGGCTTTCAGCTCGTCAGGCGTCATCGCGATAGCGTTCCTGTTTGCGGATACGAAAAAGGCCACCGTTTCCGGTGGCCTTGATCGTTTGTGCCCGTTCGGACCGGAGCGATCAATGCTCCTTTTCGGCCCAGATCTGGCGCTTGGCGAGATAGGCCAGGATGGTGGCGAAGAGCAGGAAGCCCAGCACCGTCCAGCCGACCTGGCGACGCTTCACCAGCTTGGGTTCCGCGGTCCACACCAGGAACGCGGCAACGTCCTGCGCTTCCTGGTCCAACGTCGCCTTGGTGCCGTCCGAATAGGTAACGGCATCGTCCACCAGCGGCGGGGGCATCGCGATGTTCAGGTTCGCGAAGTAGGGGTTGAAGTGCAGGCCGTCGGGCGTCTTGGAATCCGGGAACATCTTGAGAAGTTCCTGGCCCTTGTCGTTCTTGTACCCGACCTGATCGGCATAACCGGTCAGCAGCGCGTGCACATAGGATGCGCCGCCATGACGGGCCTTGGTGATCAGCGACAGGTCAGGCGGGCTGCCCTGTCCGCCATAGACGACCGGCGGGAAGTGATCGGTCGGCACACCGTCAACGGTGGTGACCTCGCCCGTCTTCGGATCGTAATGCGGGACCTGATAGGTCTTGGCGATCGCCTTCACCTCGGCTTCGTTATAGCCGATTTCCTCAAGGTCGCGGAATGCGACGTGGCTGAGCGAGTGGCACGTCTTGCACACGCCGTCATAGACGGCGAAACCGCGCTGCAACTGCTCCTTGTTGAACGTGCCGAACGGGCCGTCGCTCTGCAGGTGTAGCGGGTGCGGGTGCTTCACGAACAGCTTCTCGGCGCTGGGCTCGGTAAAGCTGCCGTACTTGCTCAGCACCGGTGCGTCGGCGATGGCGCCGTTGATAAACGCCCATAGCGCGGCGAGTGCGAAGAAGAGGCCGACAAGGGGGCCAAGGATGCGGACCATGGGTTCTCTCTTTCCCTCTTGTTAGACGCTCAGGCGTTGCCGCCGGAGAGCGCGGCGCTCTCGTCCTTGCCCAGCACCGATTCGGTGATGGAGAAGGGCAGCGGCTCGGGCCGTTCGATCGAGGAAACGACCGGCAGGATGACCAGGAAGTGCAGGAAGTAGTACACGGTCGCGATCTGCGCGATCATGACATAGGGCTCTTCCGCCGGTGAGCCGCCGCAATAGCCCAGGATCAGCACGCAGGGCAGCAGGCCGAACCAGATGAACTTGCGCAGCATCGGACGATACTTGGTCGAGCGGACCGGCGAGGTATCCAGCCAGGGCAGGAAGAACCACACCAGGATCGACGCGAACATCGCCAGCACGCCCATCAGCTTCGCCGGGATGAAGAAGAAGTCCGAAGTGAAGCTGCGCAGGATCGCGTAGAACGGCCAGAAATACCATTCGGGCACGATGTGCGCAGGGGTCTGCATCGGGTTGGCCGGGATATAGTTGTCCGGGTGGCCCAGCATGTTCGGCATGAAGAACACGACCGCGCAGTAGAAGAACAGGAACACGCCCAGGCCGAAACCGTCCTTCGCCGTATAATACGGGTGGAACGGCACTGTGTCGCTTTCGTTCTTCACTTCCACGCCGGTGGGGTTGGTCGACCCCGGAATGTGCAGCGCCCAGATGTGCAGGATCACGACACCCAGGATCACGAAGGGCAGCAGGAAGTGCAGCGAGAAGAAGCGGTTGAGCGCGGCCTGGCCCGGTGCGAAGCCGCCCAGCAGCCAGGTGTGCAGCGCATCGCCCACCAACGGGATGGCGCTGAACAGGCCGGTAATCACCTGCGCCCCCCAGAAGCTCATCTGGCCCCAGGGAAGCACATAGCCCATGAAGGCGGTGGCCATCATCAGCAGGAAGATCACCACGCCCAGCAGCCAGATCATCTCGCGCGGGGCCTTGTACGAACCGAACAGGAAGCCGCGGAAGATGTGGACATAGACCACCACGAAGAACGCCGAGGCGCCGTTCGCGTGCATATAGCGCAGCATCCAGCCCCAGTTGACGTCGCGCATGATGTGCTCGGTCGAGTTGAAGGCGACCGAGCTGTCGGCGGCATAGTGCATCGCCAGCACAACGCCGGTAACGATCTGGATTACCAGGCAGAACCCGGCAAGCACGCCGAAGTTGTACCAGTAGCTGAGATTGCGCGGCACGGGATAACCCGCGCCGATCGCGTTATAAACGAAGCGCGGCAGCGGCAGCTTCTCGTCAAGCCACCGCATCAGCGGATGGGCCGGCTTGTATTCGTTCGCCCAGGGAAAGCTCATGATTTCTGACCTCAGCCTACCTTAACGACGGTGTCGGACTTGAACGCGTATTCGGGCACGTCGAGGTTCCTCGGAGCCGGTCCCTTGCGGATGCGCGCGGCGGTATCGTATTGCGAACCGTGGCACGGGCAGAAATAGCCACCGTATTCGCCGCGGTTCTGTTCGGGCGTGATCCCCTGGGGAACGCAGCCCAGGTGGGTGCAGACGCCCATCGTGATCAGCCATTCGGTCTTGCCCGGCAGCGTGCGCTCTTCCAGCGTCTGCGGATCGCGCAGGGTGGAAATGTCCACCGCGTTCGCTTCGCTGATTTCCTTGGGCGTAAGCTTGCGCACGAACAGCGGCTGCGAACGGAACACCGCCACGATGCCCGATCCCGCCTGGATCGGAGAGATGTCGACCTCGGTCGTGCTCTGCGCCAGGACGTCCGCCGAAGGCGCCATCTGCGAAATGAGTGGGTAAAGGACGGCCAGCCCGCCCACGCCGGCGGCGCTTACCGCCGCAACATTGATGAAATCGCGGCGCCGCACGCCATCTCCGGTAACTGCATCCCCGGTAACTGCGCCCGGAGTCTCGATGGTTGCCTCGTCAGCCATTGGAGTTCCCTGCCTGCTGCTGCGCGCGGGCGGGAATCGCCCACGTACAGACTTGCCATTCTTGTCGGCGGGACTGCCCCTTCGAAGATTGCCCCGCCCTGCGGGGAGCTATGCACGCGCGATATCCCGATGCGTGCCGACCCCCACGTTGCGGGCCTGATAGACGTAAAAATGCAGGTTTGCCAACAGGCATTTTAGACTGGGTCGCAAGCACCGCGAATGGGGGAAACGCGCGGCTTCGCGAACGGCCAGCCGGAACGGCGCACGGCGGTGGGACCGATTCGGCCCTGTCGCGGGCGGCGCCACAGGTCCGCGATCAGAATCCCGCGCCGTCGGGCCATCCCGGCGCGGCAAGGCCCATCACCTTGAACAGCGTGCCCATCTGCGCCTCGTCCGTCAGCCGGTTTTTCGCCGCATGAATGGCTTGCGAGTGCTGCGGCGCGAACGATGCAAGCGCCTCTGCGCGCGCGTCGATGCCCAGCGCGCGTAGCCAGCGGCCCTGTTCCACCGTGCCCAGCCAGCGGGCGCCGCGCGCCTCGACGATTGGGGCAAGCGCGGAAAAGTCCACGTGCGCGGTGATGTCGGCCTCGCCCGGCGCATCGAACAGCCCGACCTTGCGATGCGCGCGCACCGCCTGCATCGTGCTGCCCAACCGGGGATCGGCATGGCCATAGTCAAAGAACAGGCCCGCGCCGCCCTGCTGGGCGATGCGCCCGGCGACCTCGAATATCGTCGCGGCGGCGGCCGGGCAGGTTTCGATCAGCGAACCCTCGGGCGCATCGCGGCGCGCTTCGGGAACCGCGGCATCCATCGGCCTGTCGCCCGCGACCGCGACGAGACTGTCGCCATCGAGGCCCACCATCCGCTCGCGCCAGCCCTGCGCGGTGCGCACCAGCTGGCGAACGGGCAAGGCGTCGAGGAATTCGTTGGCGACGACCAGCAGCACCCCGCGCGACGGCACGGTGGAGAAGTCGGCATGCCACACCGCATGTTCGTGCAGTTCAAGCTGGTGCGCCTTCAGCGCGGTGCTCGTCTCCACGAAATGGATTTCGGGCGTCAGGCCGTATCGCCTGGCGGCGGTCAGCGCGTCGCGCGCCAGCGTGCCGCGCCCCGGCCCGAACTCCACGTAATGGACCCGTTCATCGCGCCCGGCGCGGATCCACATGTCGGCCAGCCACAGCCCGATCAGTTCGCCGAACATCTGACTGATTTCGGGGGCGGTGATGAAGTCCCCGCCCGTGCCCAGCGGATCGCGCGAGTTGTAATAGCGCGCGTTCGATTCGGCCATGTAGTGCGCCAGGCTGATCGGGCCGGTGTTGCGGATCAGCCGTGTGAAGATGTCCGCCAGCGAATCGCCCGGTTCCTGCCGTCCGGTCACGTCCATGCCGCTATCAGCCATGCCGCTACCAGCCATGCCGCCATCACGTCGCCGCGGCGGCAGGCGTCGCCGAAGAGAGGCGCGGTTTCATGAAGGCGCGCACCACGAAGAACAGACCGACCGCGACCAGCGGCAGCGAAAGCCACTGGCCCATCGAAAGCCCGGTCTGGTGCGCGAAGGATTCAAGCTGGGCATCCGGTTCGCGGAAGAATTCTACCGTGAAGCGCGACAGGCCATAGCCGAGCGCGAAGGTGC contains:
- a CDS encoding cytochrome c1 → MVRILGPLVGLFFALAALWAFINGAIADAPVLSKYGSFTEPSAEKLFVKHPHPLHLQSDGPFGTFNKEQLQRGFAVYDGVCKTCHSLSHVAFRDLEEIGYNEAEVKAIAKTYQVPHYDPKTGEVTTVDGVPTDHFPPVVYGGQGSPPDLSLITKARHGGASYVHALLTGYADQVGYKNDKGQELLKMFPDSKTPDGLHFNPYFANLNIAMPPPLVDDAVTYSDGTKATLDQEAQDVAAFLVWTAEPKLVKRRQVGWTVLGFLLFATILAYLAKRQIWAEKEH
- a CDS encoding cytochrome b/b6, with translation MSFPWANEYKPAHPLMRWLDEKLPLPRFVYNAIGAGYPVPRNLSYWYNFGVLAGFCLVIQIVTGVVLAMHYAADSSVAFNSTEHIMRDVNWGWMLRYMHANGASAFFVVVYVHIFRGFLFGSYKAPREMIWLLGVVIFLLMMATAFMGYVLPWGQMSFWGAQVITGLFSAIPLVGDALHTWLLGGFAPGQAALNRFFSLHFLLPFVILGVVILHIWALHIPGSTNPTGVEVKNESDTVPFHPYYTAKDGFGLGVFLFFYCAVVFFMPNMLGHPDNYIPANPMQTPAHIVPEWYFWPFYAILRSFTSDFFFIPAKLMGVLAMFASILVWFFLPWLDTSPVRSTKYRPMLRKFIWFGLLPCVLILGYCGGSPAEEPYVMIAQIATVYYFLHFLVILPVVSSIERPEPLPFSITESVLGKDESAALSGGNA
- the petA gene encoding ubiquinol-cytochrome c reductase iron-sulfur subunit; translated protein: MADEATIETPGAVTGDAVTGDGVRRRDFINVAAVSAAGVGGLAVLYPLISQMAPSADVLAQSTTEVDISPIQAGSGIVAVFRSQPLFVRKLTPKEISEANAVDISTLRDPQTLEERTLPGKTEWLITMGVCTHLGCVPQGITPEQNRGEYGGYFCPCHGSQYDTAARIRKGPAPRNLDVPEYAFKSDTVVKVG
- a CDS encoding SAM-dependent methyltransferase, with the protein product MADSGMDVTGRQEPGDSLADIFTRLIRNTGPISLAHYMAESNARYYNSRDPLGTGGDFITAPEISQMFGELIGLWLADMWIRAGRDERVHYVEFGPGRGTLARDALTAARRYGLTPEIHFVETSTALKAHQLELHEHAVWHADFSTVPSRGVLLVVANEFLDALPVRQLVRTAQGWRERMVGLDGDSLVAVAGDRPMDAAVPEARRDAPEGSLIETCPAAAATIFEVAGRIAQQGGAGLFFDYGHADPRLGSTMQAVRAHRKVGLFDAPGEADITAHVDFSALAPIVEARGARWLGTVEQGRWLRALGIDARAEALASFAPQHSQAIHAAKNRLTDEAQMGTLFKVMGLAAPGWPDGAGF